GCGCGAACTCGAACATTTCCTGCTTGCCCGTCTCGAGCGGTCCCGTGTACTCGGTCTCGGCCGACGGTCGCACCGGCCAGAGGTGGTGGAACCCAAGCTCCGTATCTCCCTTGACGACGAGTTGAACGTTCTCGCCGGCTGGGCATTGCAGATGAATCGTCCACCGACCGGGAGCGCCTCTCTTGAAAAGAAGACGGTCCGAACGCGCGGTGGTCAGTGCTTCGACGGGAGCGACCACCGCACCTCGCCCGTCGCGGACGACGACGCGTGGCCGCTCGTGCGAGCCCGACACGTTTACCGAAAGCGGAGAAACCGTCGAGTCGACCGCGAATTCGAAGTCGGCGCTGCCGTCGGTGGCGAGCCCTTCGGCCGAAAACAACAGCTCGTACTTTTGGTCCTCTACGGCAGCTTGCGTCAGCCTTGCGGCCAGAGCCGGGTCGGTACTCGGGTCCAGGTGTACGACGGTCGCATTCGTTGCCCGAGCGAAGGCTTCAAGGCCATTGTGTCCGGAAAGCCCCTCGTCGCTGAGCCCGTGCTTCTCAACGCTAGCCGGTGCGCCGGACTCGCCGGCCAAAGCCGAGCTCGCACGCGAATCGACGATCACGAGCGCTGCAAATAGAGCAACACGACAGATGCGAGTTTTCACTTGTCCGTCCGCCGGGAGGCGGCCTCTTCCTTCAGGCCAGCATGTGTGAATAAGCTCCGATGAAGCAACCTTCCGGAAAATGCCGATGCGCAGCGCTGCACATGATCTTGCGACACACAGGACAGCTTTCGCTGCGCCGTGCATCCGCCTGGTTAGGGCCTGCGCGGCGATTGCCGCCCTGGCCTCGACCTCGAGTTGCGGAAGATTCGCGTTGTCCGGTCCGGACAGGCCTCTGGATGTCGAGTGTTCGGTTCCCGGCGTCTCGATCATGAGCGCACGCTCCGGGGTCGACCTGGCTCTCGAGCGCGTGGGAAAAGTGCTGGTGGAACGAAGCCAGCCTTTCGGTCTCGCACTCATATCGATGCCGGGATGCAAGCTGGAAACCATCCTTGCGCCAGGGGTGGCGCAGCGGCCCTCGTCGATCCTGTCGGTCAATGCGCGCGGAGACCTGCTTTACGACAACGGCACGCACACCAATTCGCTGGTCGTCAAGCAGGCGGGAAAAGATCCGGTCAACCTGCAGAAGCCCACGGACATCGGGAAAGACTGGTGGCAGCCGGTACTCTCGGACGACGGCGCGCTGGTGTGGAAAGCGCGGCAGCCGACGGTCCGCCTGGTCATTCGCGATCTCGAAAACGGGTCGGAGCGTACAGTCCCTCTTGATGCGGTGCCGTCGGATTACGAGCCGATCGCCGCGAACGTCGAGCAGGACGAGTTCGTGCTTGGCAAATACCCGCCTTTTCATGTCCTGGTGATCGATGGTCACGGTGCGACGCGATGGGCTCCGAAGACAAGGATGGGCGTACAGGCTACTGCCGACGCCATGTTCTTCCGCCGCGTGGGAGACGGCTGGGCAGCGTGGGACTTGAACGGCGATTCACGGCTCGAATGGTCCACGCCAAAAGGCAGCGGACAGCGCGAGTTCTCCAGGTCGAGCATCGAATCGCTTTCGATCGATCCCGCGCAGGAACACATCGCCGTCAGCCTGTCCGCGAACACGCGCCTGAACATCGACGAGGCGATCATCATCCTGCGAATCCGTGACGGGAAAGAGCTGTTCCATCGCAAGCTGCCGAAGTTCAGCCGCGTGGAGCTTGCCTACCTCGACAATTCGCACCTCGCGATGAATGCCAACGGCGCGGTCGACGTCGTGCGCCTTCCGCCGCCGTTTGCCGCGCTCGACCCGTCTGATCCGTACGGCGCGAACGCGCCGTAGCGGCGACTTTACGTGTCCCGCCGTGATTTCACGCCGCGCCGGTCCCTGCCGGTCTTTTCCTTCGGCGCCTCGCCGCGGTCGCGATTGCTGTGCGAGTCGCGCCGCACGTAGCGGAAGCGCAAAGGTGTTCCACCGAAGTCGTGCATCTCGCGGAAGCAGCGCTCGATGAAGCGCTGATATTCCTCCGGCAGCTCCATGCGGTTCGTGAAGATGCTGATGGTCGGCGGCCGTGTGCCGGTCTGCGTTCCGTAGAACAGCTTCGCACGGCCACGCCCCATGATCGGAGGCTCGCGGCGCCGCGCAGCCTCTTCGAGCGCGCGGTTCACGTCGGAGGTCGACAGCTTGCGATTGTGCGACGCGAACGCGTGGTCGACGAGGTCGAACGCCGCGTCGATGCCGAGCTTGTTGCGCACGGAAATGCGTCCGACCGGCACCGGCGACAAGGTCGGATAGATGTCGTGGATGTTGGCTTCGAGCCGCCCGAGCTGCGACGCGTTCGCGAGGTCGATCTTGTTGATCAGCAACACGAGCGCGCGGCCTTCGTCCCACGCGCGACGCGCGATGCGCGCATCCTGGTCGGTGACGCCTTCTTCCGGCTCGATGAGCAGCACGACGACATCGGCGCGATCGATCGCGTCGAGCGCACGGCGCACGCTGATCCGCTCGACGCCTTCGTCGACGCGCGACGGGCGGCGCATGCCGGCGGTGTCGAGAAGCACGTAGCGGCGGCCGCCGCGCTCGATCTCGGTATCGATCACGTCGCGCGTCGTGCCCGGACGGTTGTCGACTAGCGAGATCATCTCTCCGGCCAGCAGGTTGAGCAGCGAGGACTTGCCGACGTTCGGCCGTCCAACGAGCGCGACGCGGCACGGACGGTCAGCAGCGTCGTCGACGTCTTCGACTTCCTCAGGCTCGGCCTCGGCGTCGTCGTCCTCACGCACTTCCGCCGGCCCGCGGCTTTCGAGCACGCGGTCTGCGCACTCTTCGATCGCCGCGCGAAGGTCTCCCATGCCGGAGCCGTGCTCGGCGGAAATCGTCATCGGCGCATCGATTCCGAGCGCGCAGAACTCGAGCGCGGCCTCTTCGGTCGCCCTGCCCTCGCATTTGTTGGCGACGTAGATCGCTTCGAGGCCGCTCTGGTTGACGAGCTCGACGGTGTCGCGGTCGAGCGGGCTCAGGCCGGTGCGCGCATCGAACAGCACGATCAGCACGTCGCTTGCGGCAATCGCGCGCACCGTGTGCTCGTGCACGCGGTCCGCGAGCGCAATCTCGGCCTCGCCGCCGAGTCCGCCGGTATCGACGAGATCGATCGGCGCGCCGTCCCAGTCGAGCTGCTCGATGATCGGATCACGCGTGATGCCGGGCTGGTCGAGCGTGATCGCGCGGCGGCGGCCGAGCAGGCGGTTGAACAGCGTCGACTTGCCGACGTTCGGCCGGCCGACGATCGCAACGCGCACGCGTCCGCGCCCGTCTCCGAGGTTGGGATGAATGACCCGGCGATTCTTCACAGGCCGATCTCCGCAAGGAAGCGCGGATCGTCCTGCCAGCCCGGTTTCACCTTGACGAACAGCTCGAGGAAGACCTTGCGGTCGAGCAGCTCCTCGATGTTCTGGCGTGCGGCGATGCCGACGCTCTTGATGCGAGCGCCGCCCTTGCCGATGATCATGCGCTTGGTCGAATCGCTGTCGGTAAAGATCGTCGCCGAGATCGACGTATGCTTGGGGCCGTCGCGGAACACGTCGACGACGACCGCGATCCGGTACGGCAGCTCGGCATCGAGCTGCAGGAACAGCTGCTCGCGCACGAGCTCGCCGACGAGGTAGCGCTCGCTCTGATCGGTAAACAGCTCGGGGTCGTACATCCACGGCCCGGCCGGCATGCGCGCGGCCAGATGCTCGACCAGCACGTCGACGCCCTCGCCGGTTCGCGCGCTGACCGGATAGATCTCGCACCCGCTCACGATCTTTGAAATCTCGGCAATCAACGGAAGCACCGAACCTTTGGCGACCGCGTCGCATTTGTTGATCGCAATGAGAGTTTTTCCTTCCACCAGACCGGGCGTCTCGTTGCGGTCGATCGAGCGCACGCCGCGCGCGGCGTCGACGATCCAGCAGACGACGTCGGCCTCGCGCACGCCCTGGCGCGCTTCGGCGTTCATCCGGTCGTGCATCAGCCCGCGCGTCGGATGGATGCCGGGTGTATCGCAGAAAACGATCTGCACGTCGCCGCGCGTCTCGACGCCGAGAAGCCGGCGCCGCGTCGTCTGCGGCTTGGGCGTCGCGATGCTGAGCGGCCGGCCGAGAATGCGGTTGAGCAGCGTCGACTTGCCGACGTTGGGCGCGCCGGCGATCGCGACGTAGCCGCAGCGCTGGTTCGGCTGCGGAGGCATCTGCGGAGCGTCTGTCACCAGGGCGCTCCGCCGAAAGTGGCGCGAAGCGTCTCTTCAAGCATCGGTCTTGTCCTCGAGCGGCTCGTCCGCCACGTTCTTTTTCGCTCTCTTCGTCGAGCGTGTACGTTTTCGCGGGTGCGGCGATGGCGGCACCGCCGGGTTCTCCGGTTCATCCGGTGACACCAGCACGCCGGCTTCGATTCTGGCCAGCAGCACGCGCACCGCCTCTTCTGCCGCCATCTGCTCGGCGCTCTTGCGGTTGGCTCCTTCGCCGTGCGCGATGGTCTCGCCGCCGATGCGGATCGCGACCTCGAAATGCTTGGCGTGATCCGGGCCGCTCGTCGAAACCAGCGCGTAGCTCGGCGTGCAGTGGAAGCGTTCCTGCGTGAGCTCCTGGAGCTCGGTCTTCCAGTCGCCGCCGATCGGGTTCGCGGCAGCGATCTCTTCGGAGAACGTCGACTCGATCAGCGCGCGCGCGGCATCGTAGCCACCGTCGAGGAACACGGCCGCCACTACCGCTTCGTACGTGTCCGCGAGGATGTTGGCTTTCTTGCCGCCGCCGCTTCGCGCTTCGCCGCGGCCGAGCCGGATCCAGCGCCCGAGATCGAGCCTTGCCGCAGCGGTCGACAGGCCCTTGGCGCTGACGATGCTCGCGCGCATGCGCGTAAGGTCACCTTCGGCGCGCGCCGGATAGCGGCGCAGCAGGAACTCCGAAACCGCAAGGTCGAGGACCGCGTCGCCGAGGAACTCGAGCGTCTGGTTGCTCTCGAGAGCGCCTTCGGTCGCCGCCGAGCTGTGGACCAGAGCCTTTTCGAGCAGCGTCCGGTCGCGGAACGGATAGCGGATCAGAGTCTCGAGCGCATCGAGATCAGCGGGTTCGATGTCGTTGTTTTTCTGCGCTTTCACAGAATCCTGCCATGCATCGCGGCGCCGGCATCGCCGCCGATGGCTGCCGGCGCTTCGGATTCGACGCGGACCCTGCGAATGCTGCCGCGCAGATCGGCCGCGTCCGACGCACATGCGACCGGAACGTAGTGCTCGCTGTATCCCGTCCAGCGTCCGGTTGCGGGATCACGCGCGCCTTCGAACAGAACGTCGACTTCACGCCCGACGAAGCGCCGGCGGAAGCGCGCGCGCAGCTCGGCGTCGAGCTCGCGCATCCTCGTCGCGCGTCCGTGGACGAGCGCATCCGGCAGCGCATGCCACCGTTTGGCGGCCGACGTCGACGTGCGCTGCGAATACGGAAACACGTGCAGGTACGACAGCGCGAGATCGTCGGCTCTCCTCCAGGTCTCGTCGAACTCCGCTTCGCTTTCTTCCGGAAAGCCGGTCAGCAGATCCGTCCCGATCGCGAGATCGTCGCCGAGGCGCGCACGCGCGCGGTCGATCGCCGAGACGGCATCCGCCGCCGAATAGCGGCGCCGCATGCGCGTGAGCACACCGTCGTCGAGCGACTGCAGCGGCACGTGCACGTGCGGACAGAACTGTGTCCGGTCCGAGAGCACATCGAGAAGCCTCGGAGTGAGCTCGGGAGGATCGATCGAGCTTACGCGCACGCGCACCGCCGGCCGGCGCTCGGCGATGCACTCGAGCAGCCACGCAAGATCGCAAGGCGGATCGAGATCGGCGCCATATCCGCCGAGATGCACGCCGGTCAGAACGACTTCGCGAAAACCGCGCGCCGCCAGCCGCTCGATCTCGTCGAGAACGTCGCGCGCCGGAACGCTGCGGCTCCTGCCGCGGGCCACCGGCACGACGCAGAACGTGCAGAACAGGTCGCAGCCTTCCTGCACCTTGACGAATGCGCGGCTGCGGCCCGGAAAGCTCGCGATGCCGAGCGTCGCGACGGTATCCGCGCGCCGCAGATCGGAGACCGCGGAGCGCGAGGCAAGCTCGCCGGCGACCGCCTTCAGCAGATCGTCGACGCGTCCGAGGCCGACCACGTAGTCGACGCTGTCCAGCTTCGAGACGGCCTCGGGGCTGACCTGGGCATAACAGCCGGTCATGATCACGCGTGCCGCCGGATTGTTGCGCCGCGCGCGGCGGCACAGCGCGCGCGAGTCGCGGTCGGCGCGATCGGTCACCGTGCAGGAGTTGACCACGTAGGCATCGGCAACGTCGTCAAAATCGACGCGCTGCCAGCCCATCGCAGCGATGCGCTGCTCGATCACGGCGGTATCGTAGCGATTGACCTTGCAGCCGAGAGTGGTGATCGCAACGCGCATGCTGCCGGCCGTCATCCGATCGGTCCGGCGCAGCCGGGCGCTATCGGCGCCTCGTCTGCTTCGGCGCGCGCTGGCTCGCGACAGACACCGTCCGTGAGCGCAATCGATTCGCGGATCCAGCCGCCGCCGATCACTTCGTCGCCGCGATAGAAGACCGCGGCCTGGCCGGGCGTGACGGCTTCCTGCGCTTCGTCGAAGCGCAGCTCGATCGAAGCCGTCGCAGTTGCCGGAGCCGTTGTGGAAGCGATTGCCGCGGCGATCGACGAAGCATCCGAGCGCACGAGCGTCGACTCGACGCCGCGATGCCGGTAGCGGATCCGCACCGTCATCTTCGCGCCGACCGGTTCGGCTTCGCCCGACGTCCACACGACTCCGTCGGCGACGAGCCCCTGCCGCAGCAGATTCGGGCGCGTCGTGACGCGCACCGTAGCCGACGCGGCGTCCACCGATTCCACGTACAGCGGCTCGTCGTGCGCAATGCCGAGCCCGCGGCGCTGGCCGACGGTGTAACGATGAATGCCGTCGTGCGCGCCCACCACAGCGCCGCTCGCATCGACGATGCTGCCTGCACGGATGCGGCCCGGTGCAGCCTTCTCGACGAACTCGGCATAGCGGCCGTCGGGCACGAAGCAGATCTCCTGGCTGTCGGGCTTGCCGGCCGTCGCGATGCCGCTGCGCGCCGCGAATTCGCGCACTTCGTTCTTGGTCATTTCGCCGACCGGAAACAGCGTGTGCGCGAGCTCCTGCTGGCCGAGCTCGAACAGGAAGTACGACTGGTCCTTTGCGCCGTCGCGGCCGGTGCGCAGCCGGTAGCGTGCGCCGTCGAAGTCGCGCCGCGCGTAATGCCCCGTCGCGACCCACGACGCGCCGAGCTCGGCGGCGCGCCGGCGCAGCGCCGAGAACTTGATCGAGCGGTTGCACAGGATGCACGGGCTCGGCGTGCGGCCCGCGAGGTACTCCTCGACGAACGGCCGGATTACGTCGCGCGCGAACGCTTCGCGCATGTCGAAGACGAAATGCGGCACGCCGAGCGCATCGGCAACGCGCGCCGCGTCCTGGAAATCCTCGAGGCTGCAGCAGCCTTTGGAAACTCCGTCCTTGCGCTCTTCGGCGAGGCGGAGCGAGATTCCGACGACCTCGTAGCCGTCGAGCGCGAGCATGGCTGCCGCGACCGAGCTGTCGACGCCGCCGCTCATCGCGACCACGATGCGGGCGCCGCGCGGCGGCATCGCGCCGGACGCGAGTGTCGAAGCGGCGCCGCTCATGCAGCTTCTCTCGCGCGTGCGACCACGGCAACGATTGCGTCCGTCAGCGCGTCGGCGTCCTCACTGCGCGTCTTCCATCCCGAAGACAGCCGCAGCACGCCGCCGTGCCAGCGCGAATCGAGGCCGAGCGCACGCATCACGTGCGACGGCTCGGTCGAGCCGGCAGCGCAGGCCGAACCGGCTGACACGCAGAAACCGGCAAGGTCGAGCGCCGCGATCAGCGTGTCGGCGGCAAGATCGCCGACAGCGATCGTCAGCGTATTGGGGAGCCCGCTCTCCGGCGTGATGCGAAGGATGTCCGGCATCGCCGACGCGAGCCGGCTCCAGATCCGTTCGCGCAGCGTGCGAAGCCGGTCGCCATCGGATGCGCGAGTCTCGAGGGCGGCGCGCGCGGCGGCGCCCATCGCGGCAATCCCCGGAACGTTCGGCGTGCCGGCGCGCAGCGACCATTCCTGCGGACCGCCGGTCAGCAGCGGACGCAGCACGCGCCGCAGCCGTTCCGAAATAAACAGCGCGCCGATTCCCGGCGGCGCGCCGAACTTGTGACCCGACATCGACAGCGCATCGATGCGGTCGTCGAATCGGATCGGCAGGCGGCCGGCGGCCTGCGCCGCGTCGAGGTGCACGAACGCGTGCGGCGGACATGCGCGCACGAGCGCATCCACGTCGAGGATCGCACCGGTCTCGCCGTTGGCAAGGCCGAGGCAGACGAGAAATGCGCCGCCGGATTCCGTAAGTGCGGCAAGCGGCGAGAAATCGATCGACGAGTCCGGCCGCACGTCGAGCCGCACCACCGGCTGGCCCTGGCGCTCGAGGTCCTCGGCGGTCGCGATCACCGAATGATGCTCCACGCGCGAGATCACGATCGGCGCGAGCGGATTGGCGGCGGCGAACGCACGCAGCACGGTGTTGTTGGACTCGGTGGCACCGGACGTAAATACGACGTCGCGCGAGACCGCGCCGTCGGCCAGCGCCGCAACGTCGCGGCGGGCGTCCTCGAGCGCAATTCGCGCGCGGCGCCCGAGCACGTGCATGCTCGACGGATTGCCGCCGCCGCCGTCGATCCACGCGCGCAGCGCTTCGGCCGCCTCCGGCCGGAGGAGGCTGCTCGCGTTGTAGTCGAAGTATCCGTGCATGAGCCGACCCGGGCGCCGTCAGTCCTTGCGCCGAATCGAGCTCGACGCGGCCGCCGACTTGCGGCGCGAAGCCGCGCGCTCTTCCTGACTCAGCAGGAAGTAGACGAAGCTGTCGACGAGCGCCTGCCAGCTGGCCTCGACGACGTTGTGGGAAACGCCGACGGTCCCCCAGCGACGCGTACCGTCGCCGGATTCGATCAGCACGCGCACGCGGCTTTCGGTGCCGTTGGTGCCGTCGAGCACGCGCACCTTGTAGTCGTGCAGATGGATCTTCTCGATGCCGGGATAGAACTTGGTGAGCGCCTTTCGCAGCGCGAGGTCGAGGGCATTGACGGGCCCGTTGCCCTCCGCCGCCGTGTGCTCGACGGCCCCGTCCGGCCCTTCGAGCATCACCGTTGCCTCGCAGCGCGTATGGCCGTCTTCCGAGCGCTTCTCGTCGGTGACGCGAAAGCCGAGCAGCCGGAAGAAGCGCTGGAACGGGTCGAGGTTGCGGCGCATCAGCAGCTCGAACGACGCGTCGGCGCCTTCGAACTGGAAACCGCTGTATTCGAGCTCCTTCAGATGCGACAGCAGCGAGGCGAGCTCGTCGTGACGGCCGGCGACGTCGATGCCGAACTGCTCGGCTTTGTGCATGACGTTGCTGCGTCCAGACAGGTCCGACACCAGCACGCGCTGCTCGTTGCCGACGACGGTCGGGTCGATGTGCTCGTACGTGACCGCGTTCTTGCGCACGGCCGCCACGTGAAGGCCGCCCTTGTGCGCGAACGCCGAGCGGCCGACGTACGGCAGGCGCCGTTCGAGCTCCACGTTGGCGAGCTCGGCGCAGAACCGCGAAACCTCGGTCACCCTGGCCAGTTGCTGCGGCGAGACGCAGCGGTAGCCCATCTTGATCTGCAGGTTCGGAACGACCGTGCACAGGTTCGCGTTGCCGCAGCGCTCGCCGAATCCGTTGATCGTTCCCTGCACCTGCGACGCTCCGGCCTCGATCGATGCCAGCGAGTTCGCAACCGCGAGCCCCGAATCATTGTGGCAGTGGATTCCGATCGGGACGCCGAGCGCGCCCACTTCGCGCGTTGCGGCAGCGACGTCGCGCGGCAGCGAGCCGCCGCGCGTGTCGCACAGGCACAGCAGGTCGACGCCGGCGTCGACGGCAGCCTCGAGGCACTGCATCGCGTAGTCGTGGTTGGCGGCGTAGCCGTCGAAGAAATGCTCGGCGTCGAGGATGACGCGGTCGGTCCGTTCTTTCAGGTAGGCGATCGACTTCGAGATCAGCTCTAGGTTCTCGTCGAGCTCGATGCGAAGGTCCTCGTGGACGTGCAGATCCCAGGTCTTGGCGACGATCGTGACGACCGGCGTTTCGGCGGCGAGCAGCGCCTTCATGTTCGCGTCGTCGGCCGGATCGGTGCCCGGACGGATCGTCGAGCCGAACGCCGCGATCTTCGCTCGCGAAAGCTTGACGCCGCGGATCAGCTCGAAGAACGCGGCGTCGCGCGGGTTGGAGCCCGGCCACCCGCCTTCGATCACGGAGACGCCGAACTCATCGAGCTTGCGGGCAACGGCGACCTTGTCGTCGACGGTGTAGCTGACGCCCTCGCCCTGGGTGCCGTCGCGAAGCGTGGTGTCGTAGATCTCGATGATGCGGTCGCCGGTCGGCTCCTGACCGACGGACGACGGCATCGGCGCACCGGCGGGCGCATGCCTCGCACCAAGGCGATCTCCGGCCACCGCCCGAGGACGGCTCGTTGGACGCTTACCGCTCAAGTCACGCGATCTCCTGAAGGGCCTTGGCGTCGGGGCCGAGGAAGGCGGCGTGGAGGGCGCGGACGGCGGCGTCGATCTGGGCGTTGTCGACGACCACCGAGATCTTGATCTCCGACGTCGAGATCATGCGGATGTTGATCTTCTCGCGTGCGAGCACTTCGAACATGCGCGCGGCGACGCCGGCATGATTGCGCATGCCGAGCCCGACCACCGAAACCTTGCCGAGGCCCGAATGCGTGTTCACTCCGCGCGCGCCGATCTTCGCGGCGACTTTTTCGGCAACGGCGCGCGTGGCCGATGCGTCGGCTTCGGCAACCGTGAACGTCACGTCCGTATGCCCGTCGGTGCCGACGTTCTGCACGATCATGTCGATGACGACCGACGCCTCCGCCAGCGGCACGAAGATCGACGCCGCGAGCCCCGGCGAATCCGGCACGCCTTCGACCGTGACCTGCGCCTGGTCGCGTTCGAATGCGACACCGGAGACGAGAATCTCTTCCATGCTTCCTTCCTCAGGGACCACCCAGGTTCCCTCCACATCGTTGAAGCTCGAGCGCACGTGCACCGGAACCTGGTAACGCTTGGCAAACTCGACCGAACGGATCTGCAGAACTTTGGCGCCGAGGCTCGCCAGCTCGAGCATCTCGTCGTACGAAATCCGCTCGAGCTTGCGCGCGTCGTTGCAGACGCGCGGGTCGGTCGTGTAGACGCCGTCCACGTCGGTCAGAATCTCGCAGACATCGGCGTGAATGGCAGCCGCAATTGCGACGCCCGTCGTGTCGGAGCCCCCGCGGCCGAGGGTCGTGATGTTGGCGTCGTCGTCGACGCCCTGGAACCCGGCGACGACCGCGACGCAGTTCTCGGCAAATGCCCGTTCGATGCGCGACACGTCGATCGAGCGGATGCGCGCGCGTCCGAACGACGAATCGGTCTGGATGCGCACCTGGTGGCCGAGCAGCGAGATCGCCGGCACGCCGAGGTCGTTCAGCGCCATCGCGAGCATCGCGCACGAGACCTGCTCGCCGGTCGACACCATCGAATCGAGCTCGCGCGCATTGGGTGCAGGCGATACGGCCCGGCCCAGGGCCAGCAGCCGGTTGGTCTCGCCGGACATGGCCGAGGCCACAACGGCGATCTCGTGGCCCTCGTCGTAGCTGCGCTTGATGCGCCGGGCGACCGAACGGATGCGGTCGGCGTCGGCAACCGACGTGCCGCCGTATTTCTGGACGATGCGGATCCTTTTCGACATTCCGTTCGACATTCCGGGCCTTCGGCGAGGCGCCTGGGCTACTTGATCAGTTGGTGAGGGAATCAGCCGGAGAAGCGGCGCCACGCCGCATCCAGTCCGGGACCCCTGAAATCCAGGTGAATCGACCTAACATCGCCGGATTCGACGACGAGTTCAACGCTGACCAGACGCTCCGGCTCGGCCCCGTGCGCCCTTGCGTAGTACGGCCACCATTCGACGAGCGTGACTGCGTCGCTCGCGAGCGCTGCATCGAGGCCGATACTCTCGAATGCGAGCTCGGCCATCTCAGGGGGAACATCCGCAAAGCGGTAGAGGTCTGCGTGAATGAACGGAATACGGCCTTCGCTGTAGTCGACCAGATAGACGAACGTGGGGCTCGCAACATCGACCGGGTTGACGCCGAGCCCCGAGGCGACCCCGCGCGCAAAGACCGTCTTGCCGGCTCCGAGAGGT
This sequence is a window from Candidatus Limnocylindrales bacterium. Protein-coding genes within it:
- a CDS encoding aspartate kinase produces the protein MSKRIRIVQKYGGTSVADADRIRSVARRIKRSYDEGHEIAVVASAMSGETNRLLALGRAVSPAPNARELDSMVSTGEQVSCAMLAMALNDLGVPAISLLGHQVRIQTDSSFGRARIRSIDVSRIERAFAENCVAVVAGFQGVDDDANITTLGRGGSDTTGVAIAAAIHADVCEILTDVDGVYTTDPRVCNDARKLERISYDEMLELASLGAKVLQIRSVEFAKRYQVPVHVRSSFNDVEGTWVVPEEGSMEEILVSGVAFERDQAQVTVEGVPDSPGLAASIFVPLAEASVVIDMIVQNVGTDGHTDVTFTVAEADASATRAVAEKVAAKIGARGVNTHSGLGKVSVVGLGMRNHAGVAARMFEVLAREKINIRMISTSEIKISVVVDNAQIDAAVRALHAAFLGPDAKALQEIA
- the tsaE gene encoding tRNA (adenosine(37)-N6)-threonylcarbamoyltransferase complex ATPase subunit type 1 TsaE — encoded protein: MSEHAKPMTARRATVSSASEGQTEGVGRRLAAELPPGTAIALTGPLGAGKTVFARGVASGLGVNPVDVASPTFVYLVDYSEGRIPFIHADLYRFADVPPEMAELAFESIGLDAALASDAVTLVEWWPYYARAHGAEPERLVSVELVVESGDVRSIHLDFRGPGLDAAWRRFSG